The DNA sequence GGTGAGTCCGGTGAAGGCGACGACCTCACTGATCGTGTAGCTGTCCCTGCCCGCCGGGCGGGGGTGCTCCTTCGGGGCGGCCGCGCAGGCGTCCACCGCCGGTGAGGGCGGCGGGTGCGCGATGGTCGCGGGAGTGCTCCGGGAGGTTCCGTCGATCACCGTCATGCCCTCCACGCTAGATCCTTGGAGTGCACTCGAAGCAAGGGGGAACCTGGCGCAGCGGGCGGAACGGCGGTTCTTCGGGCTAGGCGCTCCCCCGATGGACGGGGCGCGCATCGCGCCAGATGGACGGGACGCACACCGAAGATGAAGGATTGTTCATCTTCGCTTCATGTTTTTACCGTCCGGGACAGTCAGGGTGAATACATGGCTTTCTCACCTCGTCTGGCGGCCCTGGCAGCCGTCGTCGCCGTGCCCCTCGGCATAGCGGCCACCAGCTATGCCATGACCGACACCTCGGAGGCGCCGAAGGTGCCTCCCACCGTCCAACTGGAGGAGAGCCCGCGCGGCACCCCGCCGCCGAGCGGTGTCACGTCGCCGACCGGCGCCCCGACGCCGAGCGGCTCCCCCACCCCGTCCCGTACACCGGACAGCTCCGTCGTCCCGGGCCCCTCCGCGGCCGACGACGACGATGACGACGACTTCGGCGATGACGGTTAGCTTTCCGAGGATTTCCGCCCGGGTACGGATCCTGCTGTGGTTGCTGGTCGTGATGGCGGTCGCGCTGGGCGCGGTCGCCGTCACCGTGCGTTCGATCCTCCAGCGGGACGTGGACCACCGCATCAGCAAGCTGCTCACCCAGGAGACCGGCGAGTTCGCGAACTTCGTTCCGCAAGGGGTGGACCCGGACACCGGTGGCCGGTTCGACACCGTGGACAAGCTGCTCCGCATCTATCTGCAACGGCAGTACGCCGACCCCGACGAGGAGCTGCTGGGCCTGACCGGCCGTCCCGGCGAGCGGCCCCACGCCATCCGGCAGCGCCGCGAACTGCCGCAGGACATCGCGCTGTGGAAGGACGACGCCTCGCTCACCCGGATCCACGCCTCCAAGGACTCCTTCGGGACGCTGGACCGTCCGCAGGGCGAGGTGCGCTGGGCCAAGGTCGCCATCGGACCTGCCGCGGGCAAGGAGCCCGGGGCGTTCGTCGTCGCCTTTCACCCGGAGCGCGAACGGGCCGTCGCCGACAAGACGTTCTGGATGCTGCTCGCCCTGTCCGGGGTGGCGCTGCTGATGACGACCGGGGTCGGCTGGGCCGTCGCCGGCCGCATCCTCGCGCCCGTCCGGCTCGTCCGGACGACGGCGGCGGAGCTGACCGAGCAGGACCTCACCCGGCGCATCCCCGTGGAGGGCCGGGACGACATCGCGGCCCTCGCCGCGACGTTCAACGCGATGCTCGACCGGCTGGAGCGGGCGTTCGCCGCGCAGCGGGTCTTCGTCGACGACGCCGGGCACGAGCTGCGCACCCCCATCACCATCGTCCGGGGCCACCTGGAGCTGATGGGCGACGACCCGGCGGACCGGGAGGAGACGGTGCGGCTGGTCACGGACGAGCTGGACCGGATGAGCCGCATCGTCGAGGACCTGCTCCTGCTCGCGGGGGCCGAGCGCCCCGACTTCGTGCGCCCCGAACCCGTCCAGCTCGCGGAGCTGACCGCCGACGTGTTCGTGAAGGTGCGGACCCTCGGCGACCGGGAGTGGCAGCTCGACGGCGTCGCGGACCTCGAAGTGCGCCTGGACGAGCAGCGGATGACACAGGCGATGGTGCAGCTCGCGCAGAACGCCGTCCAGCACACCGTGCCCGGCCAGCGCATCCGGATCGGCTCGCGGGCCGAGGAGAACCGCGTCGAGCTGTACGTCGCCGACCACGGGCCCGGGATTCCGCCGGAGGACGCCGAGGTGATCTTCGAGCGGTTCCGCCGGGGGACGTCCCGGCGCGGGACCCGCACGAGCGGCGCGGGGCTCGGCCTCGCGATCGTGAAGGCCATCGCGGAGGGTCACCACGGCCGCGTCGAACTACGCCGGACCGAGGGCGGCGGAGCCACCTTCGTACTCACGCTGGAGACCGCCACATGAATCGCATCCTGATCGCCGAGGACGAGGAACGCATCGCCTCGTTCGTCCAGAAGGGGCTGCGCGCCAACGGCTTCACCACGGTCGTCGCCGAGGACGGGGACCTGGCGCTGAGCCACGCCCTGTCCGGCGGGTTCGACCTGATGGTGCTCGACATCGGCCTGCCCGGCCGGGACGGTTTCACCGTGCTGCGGGAGCTGCGCGAGGCCCGCGTCACGCTGCCGGTCATCGTGCTCACCGCCCGCGACTCCGTGCGGGACACGGTGGCCGGGCTCGAAGGCGGGGCCGACGACTGGATGACGAAGCCGTTCCGCTTCGAGGAGCTGCTCGCCCGGGTACGGCTGCGGCAGCGCACCGCCGCCCGCGCGCCCGAGGTCACCATGTTGCGCAGCGGCAGCCTCGCCCTGGACCTGCGGACGCGCCGGGCGCGCGCGGGCGAGCGGACGGTGGATCTGACGGCGCGCGAGTTCGTGCTGCTGGAGATGTTCCTGCGCCACCCCGGTCAGGTGCTGTCGCGCGAGCAGATCCTGTCCCATGTGTGGGGGTACGACTTCGATCCCGGCTCCAACATCGTGGACGTGTACGTTCGCGCGCTGCGCCGGAAGCTGGGCGCGGAACGGCTGGAGACGATCCGGGGCATGGGCTACCGCCTGCCCTGAGCCCGGCCCCCGGGCCCTGACCTGGGCCGGAGCCCCGCCCCGCGTTCCCGGGGCGGGGCCTTTCGCGTTCCCGGGATGCCTCGGCCGCGGGGTGCGGACCGCTCGGCGAGCTTGATGAAAAGGCCTTCACCGGACACTCATCAGGCGCTCACCCCGCCTTCGGAGGCTGTACAGCGTGCCTCTACCACTCCGGCAGACCGTCGGCCTCTGTGCCGTCCTCGGACTCTGCGCTCTCCTCGCCGTCCCCGGCGCCGCCCCCGGTCTCAGCGTCGACGGGCGGCTCTCCCTCGCCGTCTTCGCCCTCGCCACCGCCGCCTGGATCGCCACGCCGGTGGACGACGCCTACATCGCGCTCGGCGCGGGCCTGGCGCTGACGGTCACGGGGGTGATCAGCAGCGAGACCCTGTTCGCCACCCTGGGCGACGAGACGGTGTGGCTGCTGATCTGCGCCTTCGTCCTGGCGGCGGCCGTGACCCGGACCGGTCTGGCCGGCCGGGCCGCCGTCTTCCTGGTCGGCGGGGCGAGGACCGTGCGCCAGCTGGTGCACCTGACCACGGCCGGACTGGTCGTCACCGCGTTCGCCGTGCCGGCCACGTCGGGGCGTGCCGCCCTGGCGCTCCCGGTCTTCCTGGCGCTGGCCGCCGCCCTGCGTGAGCGCGGCCGTCTGGTGGTGATGCTGGCGCTGCTCTTCCCCACGGTCATCCTGCTGTCGGCCGTCGCGACCCTGATCGGCGCGGGGGCGCACCTGATCACCGTCGGGGTGCTCTGGGAGCAGACCGGCGAGCAGCTGAGCTTCGTGCAGTGGCTGGTAGTGGGGATGCCGTTGGCGGTCGTCTCCTCCCATCTCGCCGCCGAACTGGTGCTGTTCACGACGACCCGGCGCTCCGACCGCAAGGGCTCCGTCACCATCACGGCGGCGCAGATCCAGGAGCACTCCGAGACCGCCGTCGAGGGACCGTTCAGCCCGGCGGAGTCCCGGTGCCTGCTCCTGCTGTCGACGGTCGTCCTGCTCTGGTGCAGCGAACCCCTGCACGGGGTGTCGCCCGCCGTGGTCGCGCTCATCGGCGCGCTGGTGGCGACCTCTCCGGCGCTGGGGACCGTGCGCTTCAAGGACGGCCTGAAGACGGTTCCCTGGCCGCTGCTGCTGTTCATGGCCGCCACCATGGCGATGGGCGTCGCCCTCTCCGACTCGGGTGCGGCCGACTGGCTGGTGGGCTGGATACCCCTGGGGGCGTCCACGCCCCCGTGGGTGTTCCTGACCGGAGTGGTCGTCGTCAGCACGGCCGCCCATCTGGCGCTCCAGTCGCGTTCCGCCCGGTCCTCCGTGCTGGTCCCGCTGGTGATCGCGGCGGCGGTCGGGGCCGGGGTCAACCCGGTCACGGCGGCGCTGGCGTCCACGGCCGCCGCCGGCTTCTGCCACACGCTGCCCTCCTCGGCCAAGCCGGTCGCGCTCTTCGCGGACGTACCCGGCACCCCGACCTACACCCCGCGCGACCTGCTGCGGCTGTCCGCGTTCCTCGCGCCGCTCACCGCCGCGCTCGTCCTCGTCTTCGCCCTCGCCGTCTGGCCGTTGCTCGGCGTGCCCGTCCTCCTGGAGACCCAGCCATGACCCGTCCGACCCGCCCCTCCCACCGCATCGCCATCGCCCCCAGCGGTTTCAAGGAGTCCCTCTCGGCCGCCCAGGTGGCCGAGGCCATCGCCCTCGGCGTACGGCGGGTAATCCCCGACGCCGATCTCGACCTCATCCCGCTGGTGGACGGCGGCGAGGGCACGGCCGAGGCGCTGGCCCTGGCGGGCGGCGGCCGACTGGTCCCGGTCACCGCGACGGGCCCGGTGGGCGATCCGGTCGCCTCGCACTTCGCGCTGCTGGGCGGGCCGGGACCGCTGACCGCCGTCGTGGAGATGGCCGCCGTCGCGGGCCTCGCCCTGGTGCCGCCGGGCCTGCGCCACCCGGGCGCGACCACCACGTACGGCGTCGGCGAGCTGATCCGGGCGGCCCTGGACGCGGGGGCCCGGCGCATCCTCGTCGGCTGTGGCGACTCCGGTACGTCGGACGGCGGCGCGGGCGCCCTCCAGGCGCTCGGGGCCCGGCTGACCGACCGGCACGGCCGTGAACTGCGCCGGGGCGGCGGGGCGTTGCACGAGCTGGAGCACGTCGACCCGTCCGGCCTCGACCCGCGGCTGGCCCGCACGGAACTGCTCGTGGCCTGCAACCCGTACAACGTGCTGTGCGGGAAGCGCGGGGTGGCCCGGGTGTTCGGGCCGCAGAAGGGGGCGACCCCGGCGGAGGTGGAGCTGCTCTCGGCGGGCCTGGAGCGGCTGGCCGACGTCCTCACCCGGGACCTGGCCCCGGCCTTCGCCCCGGCGACCGGTGCTCCGGTCGACCTGCGTACGGCTCCCGGCACGGGTGCGTCCGGCGGCCTCGGGGCCGGCCTCGCCGCCGTGGGCGCGCGCCTGCTCCCCCGTTACGACGTGCTGCTCGACGGTCTCGACCTGGACGCGCGCCTCGCCCGCGCCGACTTCGTGATCACGGCGGAGGGGGCGCTCGACCACCAGACCGTACGCGGGAAGATCCCGGCGGAGGTCGCCCGGCGGGCCCAGGCCGCCGGGGTGCCGGTCCTGGTGCTGGCCGGGACGATCGGGCCGGGCGCGCAGGACGTCCGGGCGGTGGGCGTGGACGCGTACAGCTCGATCCTGCCCGCGCCGATGACGCTGGTGGAGGCGATCGGCAGGAGCGGCGAGTTCCTGGCCGACGCCACGGAGCGCGCGATGCGGATCATGGCGCTCGGCACCCGGCTCGCCCCGCTGGCCGCAGCCTGACGGCGCACGCCCTACGTCCCGGGCTCCCGGCTCCTCAGGGCCCGGGGCCCAGCGGTTCGCGCGGCCGTTAGGCTCGGAGCCATGGAGAGCCTGCGCATCATCGACACCTGGCCGGTCACGACGGCGGCAGCCGCCGTCGTACGGTCGGACGGCACGGTCCTCGGCACGCACGGGCCGGCCGACCACCGCTTCCCCCTCGCCTCGGTCACCAAGCCGCTCGCGGCCTACGCGGCCCTGGTGGCGTACGAGGAGGGGGCGGTCGAGCTGGACGAGCCGGCCGGGCCCGAGGGCTCCACGGTCCGCCACCTCCTCGCCCACACCAGCGGGCTGGCCTTCGACGAGCACCGGGTGACGGCCCCGCCCGGCAACCGCCGCCTGTACTCCAACGCGGGCTTCGAGGTGCTGGGCGACCACATCGCCAAGGCGTCCGGCATTCCGTTCGCGGAGTACCTGCGCCAGGCGGTCCTGGAGCCGCTGGGCATGACGTCCACGACCCTGGACGGCTCCCCCGCCCGCGACGGCGTCTCCACCGTGGCCGACCTGGTCCGCTTCGCCGCCGAGGTGCAGGCCCCCCGCCTCCTCGACCCGCGTACGGTCCTGGAGGCCCAGACCGTCGTCCATCCGGGCCTCAAGGGCGTGCTGCCGGGCTACGGCCACCAGAACCCGAACGACTGGGGCCTCGGCTTCGAGATCCGCGACGCCAAGTCCCCGCACTGGACGGGGAACACGTCCTCCCCCGCCACCTTCGGGCACTTCGGCCAGTCGGGCACGTTCCTCTGGATCGACCCGGTGGCGGGCGCGGCCTGCGTCGCGCTGACCGACCGCGCCTTCGGGCCGTGGGCGGCGGAGGCATGGACGCCGTTCACGGACGCGGTTCTGGCCGAGCTGTCCTGAACCGGCTGCCGCCCTTCTCCGGCGGCGTCAGGCACTCGAACCAGACGGTCTTCCCGCTGCCGTCCCATCGCTTGATGATGCCCCAGTCGTCGGTGACGGCATTGACCAGGACGAGCCCCCGCCCCCCGTCGTCCAGCGGATCGCCCGTGATGGCGAGGGGCACGGCGGGGCTGCTGTCGGACACCTCGACGCGGATGCCCTCACCGCGCGGCAGCCGGAAGATGAAGGTCTTGCCGCGCCGGTCGGGCACGTGCCGCACGACGTTGGAGATCAGCTCGGTGAGCGCCAGTTCGGCGGCGTCGGCGAGGAACATCAGCTCCCAGCCCTTGAGGTAGAGCCGCAGGATGCGGCGCAGATGCCGGGCGGAGTGCTCACCGAGGGCGAAGTCGGCGTGGTAGACGGGCTCCCCGGGATCCCTCCGGGGGACAAGTACGTGATTCATGTCACCAGGCTGCGACGCGATGGCTACGCTCGGCTACGTACCGAAACGAACGCCGCGAGGCGTTGCACCCGGAGGTCCATCCGTGGCCAACATCCAGACGCTCGATCCCGACGCTTCCCCGCTCGCCTACTACGGCGGGGAGTTGCGCCGCCAACGCGAGGCCCAGGGCCTGACGCAGCCGCAGTTGGGCACCATCATCTTCTGCACGGGCTCGCTGGTCGGCCAGATCGAGACGACGAAGAAGATCCCCACCCGTGACTTCTCCGAGCGCGTGGACGCGGCGCTGGGGACGGACGGGACGTTCTCGCGGCTGGTGGGGCTGGTGCTGCGGAGCCAGTTGCCGACGTGGTTCCAGCCGTACGCGGACATGGAGGCGAAGGCCGCGTACATCTCCACGTACCAGGCGCAGGTGGTCTACGGGCTGTTGCAGACGGAGGAGTACGCGCGGGCGCTGCTGGCCCCCGGCATGCCCGACGACCCGGACCGTTTGGTGGCGGCTCGCATGGAGCGCCAGCGCATCCTGGAGCGGGAGAGGCCGCCGCTGGCCTGGGCGATCCTGGACGAGGCGGTGCTGTACCGGACGATCGGCGGCCCTGCGGTGATGCGCGCCCAACTCCAGAAGCTGTTGGATTACTCGGCGCACCGCTGGATGCGGATTCAGGTGTTGCCATTCGAGGCTGGCGAACACGCCAGTTTGGATGGCTCGTTCACCGGCATGCGCTTCGACGACGACCCGGACATCGTCTACACCGAGGACCTCATCTCCGGCCACATGACGGCCAATCCAGAAACGGTCAGGGAAGCCTCGCTCCGATACGCTCATCTGCAAGCCGCCGCCCTCTCCGTGGGGGAATCGGCGGCGCGGATCAGCCGCGTGATGGAGGAACGTTATGCAGACCAGCACTGACCTGAAGAGCGCGGAATGGCGTAAGTCCAGCTACAGCGGCACCACCGGCGGCGACTGCGTCGAGTGCACCGTGACCGGCGGCGCGGCCTGGCGGACCTCCTCGTACAGCGGCACCACCGGCGGCGAGTGCGTCGAGACCGCCGTCGGCTCCCCCTGCGGGTCCGTCCCCGTCCGCGACAGCAAGAACCCGACCGGTCCCGCCATCGTCCTCGGAGCCCCCGCCTGGCAGGCGTTCGTCGACGGGCTGCGCTGACACGACCTTCACCGGGAGCAGGGCGGTACGGGCAACTGGCCCCCGTACCGCCCTGCTCGGCGTCGTAGCGCGTGCGTACGAAATCCGGTCACCCGGAAATCGGCCCCCGGCATAGCTTCGCGCCTGACTCCGATCGGTCTGCGCCAAGCCTCGGGGGGGGCGAGATACACCACCAGCGCCCTGCAGACCAACATGAACCTCGGGCTTCAGCCCGAGGAGCAAGTCAAGCGATCACGTTCTCGCTCCTGCTCGTCCCGACCCTGCTGGTCGCCGTTCTGGCCGTCCGCGCACGCAAGGACGGACCCGGCCCCGGGTGAGCGGGGGGACGGAGTGGCAGAGTGAGCCCATGTCTGCCTACGCGACCATGCCCTTCCACCTGGAGACCGAGCGCCTGATCCTGCGACCGTGGGACGGGTCGGACGCCGCCGAGTTCAGCGACCTGCTCGCCGAACGCGGCAAGGGGAAACCCCCGGTCGAGCGCATCCGGACGTCCATAGCGGAGTTGCTCGCCGCGACGGAGACCACGGGGATCGCCCTGCTGCCCATCCAGCGCCGTGAGGAGGGCGACTTCATCGGCTACTGCGGGCTGATCATCGGCCGCACCACCCTGGAGGAGCCCGAGATCGCGTACGAGCTGTTCCAGCGCGCCCACGGGCACGGCTATGCCACCGAGGCGGCCGGCGCGGTGCTCCAAGCCGCCGCCGCGACCGGGCGGAAACGGCTCTGGTCGACCGTCGCCATGTGGAACACCGCGTCGCTCCGCGTCCTGGAGAAGCTCGCGTTCGAGCGGGACCACGTCTCCACGGAGGAGAACGGCGAAGTGGTCTGGCTCACCCGCACGTTGCCGTGAGGCGGGCCGGCCGGCCGCACGCCGCGCGCTGCTAGATTCATCCGCCATGCGATCACGAGAGTACGACCTCGAATTCCGTGAACGGTCCACCCGTATACGCGACGCGGGAGCCGGTCTGCTGGTCCTGTCGGCATTGCTGTGGGGATGGTGCGCCATTCTGCTTCTGACGGATTACGAGGTGGAAACGCGCAACGGCCACACCGACGAGTGCGCGGCGCGCCTGTTCACGGAGGGCGGCACGGCCAACGAAGGGGCCTGGCGGGGCGATTGGTGTGCGGACGAACGCGACTGGCCCGAGGCGCTGGCCGTCCTGGGGCTGTCCCTTCCCGTATCGCTCGTGGGGACCGCGCTGTTCACGACCGGCCACGTGAGCCGGCGGATGAGCGGGCACTCCCAGGCGATGCGTGAGCTGGACCGGATCGCGGACGAGCGGGAGAAGCGGGAGAAGGGCGCCGGGGCCTGACCGCGTTCCCGGCCGGTCACGCCCGCCCGGGAATTCGGTCGCCCCCTGGGAGGCGAGCCGTTAACTTCCCTCCGGACGCCGTGGGATTGGCCGGGGCGCGACGACGAGGAGCTGCGCATGAACGACCACGATCGGCGGACCGACCGGCTGAGCATCCTGATCGAGCAGTTCGACCAGGCGCGGGAGACGGCTCAGGTCAGGCTGAAAGGCCTCGGGGACGAGGAGTACCTGTGGGAGCCGGCCCCCGGAAGCTGGTCGATCCGCCGCCGGGAGGACGCGGTGACGCCCCGGGCGTACGGTCCTGGCGCCTGGGTCATCGACAAGGGGGCGCCGGAGATCCCGGCGAGCGAGTACGCGGAGGTCGCACGGCAGGCGGCGGGCGGGATGTCCGTGGCGAAGATCGCCGAGGACTGGAGCGTCAGCGCCGAACGGGTCGAGGAGGTCCTGGCGTTCACCGGTGAGCCGGAGCCCGACGTCGTGCCGATCACCACCATCGCGTGGCGGCTCGGTCACCTGCACTCCGACTTCGCGGGCCGGTGGGAGTGGACCTTCGGCGAACGGCGGCGGGACCCGCACCTGCTGGTCGACTTCACGCCGTCCGCTTCCCTGGCGCTGGACCGGTTCTGGGAGACCCTCGACCGGCACCGCGCGAGTATCGCCACGCTCACCGACGAGCAGCTCGACACGGTCGGCCTCTCGCGGTATCCGTACGGCTCCGACCCCGACGACCCGTACATCGGCGTGCTGGCCAACGCCAATCTGGAACTCATCCACCACATGGCCGAGATCGCGCTGCTGCGCGACCTCTGGCGGGCCCGCGTCCCCGCTTAGCACTCACCCCGCCAGCTCCCACACCAGCAGCTCCGCCGGCCCCGCCACCGCGACCGCCTCCAGGCCCTGGGCCCCGGTGATCCGGGCGGCGTCGCCGGGGCCCAGCTCCTCGCCGCCCAGCGCGACCCTCCCCCGCACCACATGCACGTACAGGCGCACCGCGTCCGGGACCGCCGTGCGCTCGCCCCCGGCCAGGCGGCGGGCATGGAGCATCGCGCGCGCGCCGGGCAGGGCGTACGGGGTGGAGTCGGCGATGCCGGGGACGACCGTGTACGAGGGTTCGCCGTCCGGCTCCAGGGGGGCCAGCCACATCTGGAGGAAGGTCAAGGGGGCCGTGCCGTCGTTGCGTTCGACGTGGCGGACCCCGGAGGCGGCGCTCAGGTGGGCCACGTCCCCGGCGCGGACAACGGTGGAGTGGCCGGCCGAATCGCGGTGGGTCAGCTCGCCCTCGACGACCCAGGTGACGATCTCCGTATGGCTGTGCGGGTGCTCCTCGAAGCCCGCGCCCGGGGCGAGGCGCTCCTCGTTGCAGGCCAGGATCGGGCCGAAGCGGAGGTTGTCCGGGTCGTAGTGGGGGCCGAAGGAGAGGGCGTGCCGGGTGACGATCCCGGCAGCCTCGTCCCCGCCCGGGTAGCGGTCATCGGACCGGTGCACGGAAATCACCCGGCCACGGTAGCCCGGGGGCGCCCGTCGCACGGCCGCCCGAGCGAAACAGTGGCTCCCCTCGCACAGCCACCGGAACGGAACGGCTGCGTCAGGTGTTCGCCTACCTGCCGGTACGGGGCACCGTCCGCCCCGGCCCACCGATCCACCGGCCCGATAAGGCAGTCTTGTCCTCGTGCCCCGACCCGATCCTGAGCAGCCCCCCGCCCACGACGCCCACCTGCACGCCGCGACCCTGAAACGGCTGGAGCAGTCCTCCGGCCGGCTGGCCGCGAACGCGATTGCCCGCATGGACGAATCGCTGCCGTGGTACCGGGCGATGCCTCCGGAGAACCGGTCGTGGATCGGCCTGGTCGCCCAGGCCGGCATCGCCGCGTTCACCGAGTGGTTCCGGCATCCCGAAACCCCGCAGGCCATCTCGACCGACGTGTTCGGCACCGCTCCGCGCGAACTGACCCGGGCCATCACCCTGCGGCAGACCGTGGAGATGGTGCGCACCACGATCGAGGTCATGGAGACGGCGATCGAGGAGGTGGCCGCCCCGGGCGACGAGTCGCTGCTCCGGGAGGCTCTCCTCGTCTACGCGCGCGAGATCGCCTTCGCCACCGCCCAGGTCTACGCCCAGGCCGCCGAGGCCCGGGGCGCCTGGGACGCCCGGCTGGAATCCCTCGTGGTGAACGCGGTGCTCTCCGGCGAGGCCGACGAGGGGGCCGTGTCGCGGGCCGCCGCGCTCGGCTGGAACTCGCCCGAGCACGTGTGCGTGATCCTCGGCACCGCGCCCGACGGGGACAGCGAGCTGACCGTGGAGGCGATCCGGCGCGCCGCCCGGCACGCCAAGCTCCAGGTCCTCACCGGCGTCCTGGGCAACCGCCTCGTCGTCATCGCGGGCGGCAGCGACAACCCGCTCCAGGTCGCGAAGGGCCTGATCGGGCCGTACGCCGCCGGACCGGTCGTCGCGGGCCCGGTGGTGCCGGACCTGCTGGCGGCGACCCGGTCCGCGCAGGCGGCGGCGGCCGGGCTGAAGGCGTGCCTGGCGTGGCAGGACGCGCCCCGGCCCGTCCTCGCGGACGATCTCCTCCCGGAGCGGGCGATGGCCGGAGACCCGGCCGCGCGGGACCAGCTGGTGGAGGAGATCTACAGACCGCTGGAAGAGGCCGGTTCGGCTCTTCTGGAGACGCTGAGTGTCTATCTTGAGCAGGCGAGCAGCCTGGAAGGCGCCGCCCGGATGCTTTTCGTGCACCCCAACACCGTGCGCTACCGGCTGCGACGTGTGACCGACGTCACCGGATGGTCGCCTTCCGATGTGCGCTCCGCGTTCACGCTGAGGATCGCCCTGATCCTGGGGCGCTTGGCCGCGGCGGATCCTCAGTCCTAGACTTTTGTTGGACTTCAACAATTCCCCCGACGGTTCTTCGTCCCTGTCCCCACGGGCGTGCGGAGCCGTCCACAAGAGAGAGTGTGAGGGTGCTCGTACTCGTCGCTCCCGGCCAAGGCGCTCAGACGCCCGGCTTCCTGACTCCCTGGCTCGACCTCCCCGGTGCCACCGACCGCATCGCGGCCTGGTCCGACGCCATCGGGCTCGACCTTGCCCACTACGGCACACGCGCCGACGCGGACGAGATCCGCGACACCGCCGTGGCCCAGCCGCTCCTGGTCGCCGCCGGACTGCTCTCGGCGGCCGCCCTGGACGTCACGCCGTCCGTCGTCGCCGGTCACAGCGTCGGTGAGATCACCGCCGCGGCGCTCGCCGGTGTCATCGACGACGAGGCCGCGCTGCGCTTCGTCCGCACCCGGGGGCTCGGCATGGCCGAGGCCGCCGCGGTCACCGAGACCGGCATGGCGGCCCTCCTCGGCGGCGACCCCGAGGTGTCGGTCCCGCACCTGGAGAAGCTCGGCCTGACCCCGGCCAACGTCAACGGCGGCGGACAGATCGTCGCCGCGGGCACCGCCGCCCAGATCGCCGCCCTGGAGGCCGACATGCCCGAGGGCGTGCGCCGGGTCGTCGTGCTCAAGGTGGCCGGCGCGTTCCACACGCATCACATGGCCCCGGCCGTGGAGAAGCTGCGCGCGGCGGTCGGCGACCTCACGGTCTCCGACCCGACCGTGCGTTACGTTTCGAACGCCGACGGCCACACCGTGGCCACCGGCACCGAGGTCGTCGCACGGCTGGTCGGGCAGGTCGCCAACCCGGTCCGCTGGGACCTGTGCATGGAGACCTTCCAGTCGCTGGGCGTCACCGCGCTCATCGAGCTGAGCCCCGGCGGCACGCTGACCGGGCTCGCCAAGCGCGGGCTGCCCGGCGTGAAGACGCTCGCGCTCAAGACCCCCGACGACCTCGACGCGGCCCGCGCGCTCGCTTCCGAGCACGCGGGCGTGTAAGGAGCGAGCATGTCGAAGATCAAGCCCAGCAAGGGCGCCCCGTACGCACGGATCATCGGGGTCGGCGGCTACCGCCCGACCCGGGTCGTGCCGAACGAGGTGATCCTCGAAACGATCGACTCCTCCGACGAGTGGATCCGCTCCCGCTCCGGCATCGTCACCCGCCACTGGGCCTCCGAGGAGGAGACCGTGG is a window from the Streptomyces sp. MMBL 11-1 genome containing:
- a CDS encoding helix-turn-helix domain-containing protein — encoded protein: MANIQTLDPDASPLAYYGGELRRQREAQGLTQPQLGTIIFCTGSLVGQIETTKKIPTRDFSERVDAALGTDGTFSRLVGLVLRSQLPTWFQPYADMEAKAAYISTYQAQVVYGLLQTEEYARALLAPGMPDDPDRLVAARMERQRILERERPPLAWAILDEAVLYRTIGGPAVMRAQLQKLLDYSAHRWMRIQVLPFEAGEHASLDGSFTGMRFDDDPDIVYTEDLISGHMTANPETVREASLRYAHLQAAALSVGESAARISRVMEERYADQH
- a CDS encoding DUF397 domain-containing protein, whose protein sequence is MQTSTDLKSAEWRKSSYSGTTGGDCVECTVTGGAAWRTSSYSGTTGGECVETAVGSPCGSVPVRDSKNPTGPAIVLGAPAWQAFVDGLR
- a CDS encoding GNAT family N-acetyltransferase — encoded protein: MSAYATMPFHLETERLILRPWDGSDAAEFSDLLAERGKGKPPVERIRTSIAELLAATETTGIALLPIQRREEGDFIGYCGLIIGRTTLEEPEIAYELFQRAHGHGYATEAAGAVLQAAAATGRKRLWSTVAMWNTASLRVLEKLAFERDHVSTEENGEVVWLTRTLP
- a CDS encoding DinB family protein, producing the protein MNDHDRRTDRLSILIEQFDQARETAQVRLKGLGDEEYLWEPAPGSWSIRRREDAVTPRAYGPGAWVIDKGAPEIPASEYAEVARQAAGGMSVAKIAEDWSVSAERVEEVLAFTGEPEPDVVPITTIAWRLGHLHSDFAGRWEWTFGERRRDPHLLVDFTPSASLALDRFWETLDRHRASIATLTDEQLDTVGLSRYPYGSDPDDPYIGVLANANLELIHHMAEIALLRDLWRARVPA
- a CDS encoding pirin family protein, yielding MISVHRSDDRYPGGDEAAGIVTRHALSFGPHYDPDNLRFGPILACNEERLAPGAGFEEHPHSHTEIVTWVVEGELTHRDSAGHSTVVRAGDVAHLSAASGVRHVERNDGTAPLTFLQMWLAPLEPDGEPSYTVVPGIADSTPYALPGARAMLHARRLAGGERTAVPDAVRLYVHVVRGRVALGGEELGPGDAARITGAQGLEAVAVAGPAELLVWELAG
- a CDS encoding PucR family transcriptional regulator, yielding MPRPDPEQPPAHDAHLHAATLKRLEQSSGRLAANAIARMDESLPWYRAMPPENRSWIGLVAQAGIAAFTEWFRHPETPQAISTDVFGTAPRELTRAITLRQTVEMVRTTIEVMETAIEEVAAPGDESLLREALLVYAREIAFATAQVYAQAAEARGAWDARLESLVVNAVLSGEADEGAVSRAAALGWNSPEHVCVILGTAPDGDSELTVEAIRRAARHAKLQVLTGVLGNRLVVIAGGSDNPLQVAKGLIGPYAAGPVVAGPVVPDLLAATRSAQAAAAGLKACLAWQDAPRPVLADDLLPERAMAGDPAARDQLVEEIYRPLEEAGSALLETLSVYLEQASSLEGAARMLFVHPNTVRYRLRRVTDVTGWSPSDVRSAFTLRIALILGRLAAADPQS
- a CDS encoding ACP S-malonyltransferase — encoded protein: MLVLVAPGQGAQTPGFLTPWLDLPGATDRIAAWSDAIGLDLAHYGTRADADEIRDTAVAQPLLVAAGLLSAAALDVTPSVVAGHSVGEITAAALAGVIDDEAALRFVRTRGLGMAEAAAVTETGMAALLGGDPEVSVPHLEKLGLTPANVNGGGQIVAAGTAAQIAALEADMPEGVRRVVVLKVAGAFHTHHMAPAVEKLRAAVGDLTVSDPTVRYVSNADGHTVATGTEVVARLVGQVANPVRWDLCMETFQSLGVTALIELSPGGTLTGLAKRGLPGVKTLALKTPDDLDAARALASEHAGV